The genomic segment AGGGGGCGTACTGCGGATTGGGCAGTACGCCAGACACTTTAAAGCTTGAAGCGATTAAAGGCGCTCTGCATTTCTTTGGCCAGCTCATCCAGTGTTTTTAAGGTGCGCATGGAGGATTGCAAGGCTGCATCCGAATCGAGAATTTGCCCGTTAATGGATTCAGTACTCTGTGCCATAGCCGTAGTGGCATTGTGCTGCTCGCCGGTAGAGAGCGCAATTTCGCTGATTCTTTCCATAACCTGTTGCATGGAGTCGCCAATTTGCTGCATTTGTTCGCTGGCGGTTTGTGTGAGCGCGCTGCTGGTATCGACGGCTTTTACTGTTGTTTGCATATTGCCCACTGCACGGCCGGTTTCGCCAAGGATATCGCTGATCATCTGGCTGATTTCCATCGTGGCTTTACCCGTGCGCTCTGCAAGTTTGCGTACTTCATCAGCAACGACGGCAAAGCCGCGGCCTTCTTCACCTGCGCGGGCGGCTTCAATCGCTGCATTCAGCGCCAGTAGATTGGTTTGGTCGGCAATATCCCGGATTACATTGGTGATTTTGCTGATGTCTTGTGAACGATGCTCTAAAGAAGCCAGTAGGCTGGATAAATCGCCCACAGACTGGCGCGTATGCGCCATCTCTCTGCTGATTTTCAGCACATTTTCACTGCCATGCTGCGAGGCCAGTGCTGCCGCTTTCACTAAATCATCGGTCTCACGTGCGGCATCGGCAATGTGCGAGATGCTGACGCTGACTTCTTCGATGGCGGCGGCGTTAGCGCTTGAGATATCGGCCAGGTGATGTGAATCACTGGCTAGCCTGAGTACTGAATTACTGACCTCACCCACACCTCCTGTGAGCTCAATCGCTTCATGGCGTAGTGCAATAAACAGCGTGTTTAAGCGTTCAATAAAGTGATTAAAAGCTTGGGCTGTTTCAGCAACTTCATCATGGCCCTTGCTTGGAATGCGTCGGGTTAAATCAGCTTCGCCCTGTGAGATATCCAGCATGGCATCGCGGATTTGCAATAAACCTGCCAGCAGCCGGCGTAAGTAGGCGGTGCAAAACAGAATAACCACTAGTAAAACAACGCAAAGCGCAGAAATAATAACCCAGACGAGGCGATGCAAAGGGGCATCGATTTCAGCTTTATCCAGTGCAACGCCCAGCACCCAATCGCTGCCTGCTACCGGGGAGAGCTCAATCAGATAATCTTCACCATCAATGGCAAAAACGCTGGCGTGTTTGCCACCACTTAAGCGTGCAGAAAATTCGCTGTCTGTTAGCCCTGGGATTAAGTCGCTGATGGGCTTGAGATCGAAGCCTGTCTTGGGATAGGCAATAATCTTGCCATCTTTGGTTGTCAGGAAAACATGGCCTTTACCCGCTAATTTGGTGGCGAGGGTTGATTTAACCAGATCAGTAATCAGAATATCGCCGCCAATGACCATATTGGGGTCTTTGGCTTTTTGGGCAAAGGTGATAACCAGCTGGCCTTTGCTTGCCGGCTCAGAATCGGGGTAGGGGCCAGAGATAATCACCCCATTGGCGGCCTTGGCTTCAATAAACCAAGGGCGGGCTGCGGGGTTATATTCTGCGCTGGGTTTGCTGCGGCCGGGCACAGAATACAGCATGTCTTTGCTGCTACCATTGCCCTCATAAATGACGTTATAGCCCCCCGCTTCGGCAAGTTGCTGCAGGTAGTAGCTGATATTTTCTTCGCCGCTATGGCGCAAGGTGGCGGTGATAATGCGTTTATGTGATTCAAGCCAGCCGCTGATAAATGCGGTTTGCCCTGCGGCAACCGAATCTATTTCGCGTTCGGCTTCGGCATAGGTATGGCTGCGGATATTAAGGCAGGCAATCACGGTGATGCTGATTGTGGCGATCAGCATAGAGAGCGCAATTAAGAGCGTAATCTTACTTCTGATAGAGTGCATCATCTTTTTGAAAGGTAATAGTAATATTTCGCATTATCCTTTATTTTAAGCGCCAATTTATTGGTATATCACAATATGCTTATACAATATCCACGGTAATAATTACCATTAAAGAAAGAAAAAAGCGGTCATTCAAGGTGATTGAATGACCGCTTTTCTTTGTAAAAAGAAAGAACAAAGAAAGTTCTTTAAATTTATTCAGCAGATGAATGCAAACAGATTTATTTACATTTTAAAGCGATTAAATGCCGCCTGCATTTTCTTTGCCAGATCGTCCAGCATTTTCAGGGTTTGCATTGATGATTGCAGTGCCGCATCTGAATCCAGAATCTGGCCATTTATCGATTCAGTGCTCTGTGCCATGGCGGTCGTGGCGTTTTGCTGCTCGCCAGTAGACAGCGCAATTTCGCTGATCCGGTCGGTGACCTGCTGCATAGACTGGCCGATCAGAGTCATTTGCTCGCTGGCTGTTTGCGTGAGTGCGCTGCTTAAATCAACGGCTTTCACGGTGGTTTGCATATTACTTACAGCCAAACCAGTTTCGCTGAGGATATCGCCAATCATTTGGCTGATTTCCATCGTGGCCTTGCCGGTGCGCTCTGCCAGCTTGCGAACTTCATCCGCTACGACGGCAAAACCACGGCCTTGCTCACCTGCACGGGCCGCTTCGATTGCGGCGTTGAGTGCCAGCAAATTGGTTTGATCGGCAATCTCACGAATCACATTGGTGATCTTGGTGATATCTTGCGAGCGATGCTCTAAAGAGGCCAGTAGCGTTGATAAATCACCGACTGATTGGCGGGTATTGGCCATTTCGTCGCTGATTTTCAAGACATTCTGGCTACCATGACGTGATGCATTTGCCGCTTCTTTGACCAGATCATCGGTTTCACGCGCTGCTTCGGCGATATGCGAGATGCTGACGCTGACTTCTTCGATGGCAGCCGCATTTGAGCTGGAAATATCAGCTAGGTTGTGCGAATCGTTAGCCAGCTTCAGTACCGAGCCGCTGACTTCGCTCACACCACCCGTTAGCTCGATGGCTTCGCTGCGTAATTCTTTAAACAGAATATTCAAGCGATCAATAAAGCGGTTAAAGGCCTGAGCGGTTTCTGCAACCTCATCATTGCCTTCGCTTGGAATACGGCGGGTCAGATCGGCTTCGCCCTGGGAAATATCCAGCATGGCATCGCGAATGCGTAATAAGCCTGCCAGTAAGCTGCGTAAATAAGCGGTACAAAACAGAATAACGGCAATCAGCACGGCAACAACTGCCGCAATAATAATCATGATCAGATGATTGAGCGGTGCGTCAATTTCGGCTTTATCCAGTGCTACACCTAATACCCAATCACTGCCGGTAATAGGGGCAAGCTCCAGTAAGAAATCGTTGCCATCAATACTGATCTGGTTTGCACTGCCTTTGCTGAGCAGGGCAGCAACGGTGCTGCTATCCAAGCCTGGGATCAGGTCTGTGATCGGTTTGAGTTCAAAGCCCGGCTTAGGGTAGGCAATGATTTTGCCTTCTTTGGTCATTAAAAAGACATGACCTTTACCTGCCAGTTTGATGGCGAGTGTGGATTTAACCAGATCACCAATCAGAATATCGCCGCCAATAACCTTTTCATGGCCGCCCACTTTTTGGGCTAGGGTCAGAACCAGTTCTTTAATGGCCGGATCGGCATCGCGGTAAGGCTCGGATACGATCACATCATTGCTGGATTTTGCCTGGATATACCATGGGCGAGCAGCAGGATCATATTCAGGGCTGGGTTTGCTTTGGCCAGGCACAGAATACATCATGGTTTTGGCGCTGCCATCGCCTTCAAACATCAGGCTGTAGCCACCCGCTTCGGCTAATTGCTGTAAATAAAGGCTGATGT from the Iodobacter fluviatilis genome contains:
- a CDS encoding methyl-accepting chemotaxis protein gives rise to the protein MMQSIRSKITLLIALSMLFATISITIITCLNIRSHTYAEAEREIDSVAAAQTAFISNWLDSRKHIVKAALRHTGEENISLYLQQLAEAGGYSLMFEGDGSAKTMMYSVPGQSKPSPEYDPAARPWYIQAKSSNDVIVSEPYRDADPAIKELVLTLAQKVGGHEKVIGGDILIGDLVKSTLAIKLAGKGHVFLMTKEGKIIAYPKPGFELKPITDLIPGLDSSTVAALLSKGSANQISIDGNDFLLELAPITGSDWVLGVALDKAEIDAPLNHLIMIIIAAVVAVLIAVILFCTAYLRSLLAGLLRIRDAMLDISQGEADLTRRIPSEGNDEVAETAQAFNRFIDRLNILFKELRSEAIELTGGVSEVSGSVLKLANDSHNLADISSSNAAAIEEVSVSISHIAEAARETDDLVKEAANASRHGSQNVLKISDEMANTRQSVGDLSTLLASLEHRSQDITKITNVIREIADQTNLLALNAAIEAARAGEQGRGFAVVADEVRKLAERTGKATMEISQMIGDILSETGLAVSNMQTTVKAVDLSSALTQTASEQMTLIGQSMQQVTDRISEIALSTGEQQNATTAMAQSTESINGQILDSDAALQSSMQTLKMLDDLAKKMQAAFNRFKM
- a CDS encoding methyl-accepting chemotaxis protein gives rise to the protein MLIATISITVIACLNIRSHTYAEAEREIDSVAAGQTAFISGWLESHKRIITATLRHSGEENISYYLQQLAEAGGYNVIYEGNGSSKDMLYSVPGRSKPSAEYNPAARPWFIEAKAANGVIISGPYPDSEPASKGQLVITFAQKAKDPNMVIGGDILITDLVKSTLATKLAGKGHVFLTTKDGKIIAYPKTGFDLKPISDLIPGLTDSEFSARLSGGKHASVFAIDGEDYLIELSPVAGSDWVLGVALDKAEIDAPLHRLVWVIISALCVVLLVVILFCTAYLRRLLAGLLQIRDAMLDISQGEADLTRRIPSKGHDEVAETAQAFNHFIERLNTLFIALRHEAIELTGGVGEVSNSVLRLASDSHHLADISSANAAAIEEVSVSISHIADAARETDDLVKAAALASQHGSENVLKISREMAHTRQSVGDLSSLLASLEHRSQDISKITNVIRDIADQTNLLALNAAIEAARAGEEGRGFAVVADEVRKLAERTGKATMEISQMISDILGETGRAVGNMQTTVKAVDTSSALTQTASEQMQQIGDSMQQVMERISEIALSTGEQHNATTAMAQSTESINGQILDSDAALQSSMRTLKTLDELAKEMQSAFNRFKL